The genomic DNA ACATACATTTTATGATAAGTCAGGATAAGTCAGACTGACCCTTTACGATCGCCACGCTCGCGCTCGCTCCGATCCGATTCGCGCCTGCCTGAATCATGGCGCATGCGGTCGCGAAATCTCTGATCCCGCCGGATGCCTTGACGCCCATCTCCGCCCCGACCGTTTTGCGCATCAGCGCCACGTCGGCAACAACCGCCCCGCCCGGACCGAATCCCGTCGAGGTTTTGACGAAATCGGCGCCCGCTTCCTTGCACAAAAGACACGCGGCGATTTTCTCCGCATCCGTCAAAAGAGCCGTCTCCAATATCACTTTCACCTTGGCGCGGCCGCGGCAAACTTCCACCACCTTGGCGATATCCGCTTTTACCGCATCCGCATCCCCTGATTTCATCGCGCCGATATTCATCACCATATCGACTTCCGTCGCGCCGTCCGCGATTGCCTGCCGCGCTTCCGCTGCCTTCGCGGCGCTGCTTGTTGCGCCCAGGGGGAAGCCGACAACAGTGGCGATGCCGACGCTTGTCCCGGCCAACTCTTTTGCCGCCGCAGCCACCCAATACGGATTGACGCAAACGGCGGCGAAACCATATTGCTTCGCTTCCCGGCACAAATGAACAACCTGGGCAAGCGTCGCGTCCGGTTTCAATAACGTATGATCGATCATTCCGGCGATATCCGCTACGTCCGGCATGCTTATTTTTCCCCTTTCCTATCGCAACTATCGCGCAATGAAAAACCAAGAGGCAGCAACGCGGCAACGGTGGTCTTGCGCAAATCCCCGCGCATATTGGCCAAATACACCGGCATCTCGCCCGGGCACAATTCCAGCATAACCTGGCGGCAAGCGCCGCAAGGCGAGACAGGCTCATTCGTATCCGCAATGACGGCAAGCGCCGCAAATTCCCGGCACCCTTCCGAAATTGCCTTAAACAGCGCGGTTCTTTCCGCGCAATTGCACAGTCCATATGCGGCGTTCTCGACATTGCAGCCGGTGAACACCGTGCCGTCCTTCGCCAAAACGGCAGCGCCCACGGTAAATTTGGAATAGGGCGCATAGGCGCAATCCCGCGCATTTTTAGCAGCAGCAAGCAATTTCTCCATAAGGATCGTAACCATCCCCTTGTCGTTTTAGGCATTCGGCCTGAGCCGCCGTAAAGTACAGCCTGCCGCAAACGCTTCGTCCATTTCATCATAACATTTTCCAAAGGCGTTGAAAAATGCGCCCATTCTGGGTATCTGTGGTAAAATAAAAGAGACGTTTGCAATACGGGGGTGGGATCAAAAGGCATGCGCATGGTGGATTTGATCGCGAAAAAACGCGACGGTAAGCAACTG from Bacilli bacterium includes the following:
- the deoC gene encoding deoxyribose-phosphate aldolase → MPDVADIAGMIDHTLLKPDATLAQVVHLCREAKQYGFAAVCVNPYWVAAAAKELAGTSVGIATVVGFPLGATSSAAKAAEARQAIADGATEVDMVMNIGAMKSGDADAVKADIAKVVEVCRGRAKVKVILETALLTDAEKIAACLLCKEAGADFVKTSTGFGPGGAVVADVALMRKTVGAEMGVKASGGIRDFATACAMIQAGANRIGASASVAIVKGQSDLS
- the cdd gene encoding cytidine deaminase; this encodes MEKLLAAAKNARDCAYAPYSKFTVGAAVLAKDGTVFTGCNVENAAYGLCNCAERTALFKAISEGCREFAALAVIADTNEPVSPCGACRQVMLELCPGEMPVYLANMRGDLRKTTVAALLPLGFSLRDSCDRKGEK